In Persicimonas caeni, a single window of DNA contains:
- a CDS encoding acetylornithine deacetylase encodes MSDLLSTTLDHLRELVACDTQNPPRQIADSGIIRYLRARLATFDLEFEDHGEGCQSLLAVRGEPRVLFNFHIDTVPASEKWETDPFDLVVDDERAVGLGACDIKGAAACMLAAVEETDGDVALLFTSDEEAGSSRCVRQFLKRRRDYDAVIVAEPTQAEAVLEHRGIATYTGTFHGIAGHASDRRALEDSAVHRAVRWAEAALEYAERNERTSYKSLSGIRFNLGVFEGGIKPNIIAPSATVRFGFRPLPDQDAEAVMADFEALAPTDAHVEWAPGFYGPTLPAEGGKGKGEVAADARRLADDLGLPVGDPVDFWTEASLFSEAGFTSLVYGPGDIAQAHTAGEWVALEQLKRVAETYRRLLS; translated from the coding sequence CGACTTACTCTCAACCACGCTCGACCACCTGCGCGAGCTCGTCGCCTGCGACACGCAGAACCCGCCGCGCCAGATCGCCGATAGCGGCATCATCCGCTATCTGCGTGCCCGGCTTGCCACCTTCGACCTCGAGTTCGAAGACCATGGCGAGGGTTGCCAGAGCTTGCTCGCCGTTCGCGGCGAGCCGCGCGTCTTGTTCAACTTTCACATCGACACCGTTCCGGCGTCGGAGAAGTGGGAGACCGACCCCTTCGACCTCGTCGTCGACGACGAGCGCGCGGTGGGGTTGGGCGCGTGCGATATCAAGGGCGCCGCGGCGTGCATGCTCGCGGCGGTCGAGGAGACCGACGGGGACGTCGCGCTCCTGTTCACCAGCGACGAGGAGGCCGGCTCGAGCCGGTGCGTGCGCCAGTTTCTGAAGCGCCGCCGCGACTACGACGCGGTCATCGTCGCCGAGCCGACGCAGGCCGAGGCCGTGCTCGAGCACCGCGGCATCGCCACCTACACGGGCACCTTTCACGGCATCGCCGGGCACGCCTCCGACCGCCGCGCGCTCGAGGACAGCGCGGTGCATCGCGCCGTGCGCTGGGCGGAGGCTGCGCTGGAGTACGCCGAGCGAAACGAGCGCACCTCTTACAAGAGCCTGAGCGGCATTCGCTTCAACCTCGGCGTCTTCGAAGGCGGCATCAAGCCCAATATCATCGCGCCGTCGGCGACGGTGCGCTTTGGGTTTCGGCCGCTTCCCGACCAGGACGCCGAGGCCGTCATGGCCGACTTCGAGGCGCTGGCCCCGACCGACGCGCACGTCGAGTGGGCGCCGGGCTTTTACGGCCCGACGCTGCCGGCCGAAGGCGGCAAGGGCAAAGGCGAAGTCGCCGCCGACGCACGTCGGCTGGCCGACGACCTCGGTTTGCCCGTCGGCGATCCGGTCGATTTTTGGACGGAGGCCTCGCTCTTCTCCGAGGCGGGTTTTACTTCGCTGGTGTACGGTCCGGGTGATATCGCCCAGGCCCATACCGCCGGCGAATGGGTCGCCCTGGAGCAGTTGAAACGCGTCGCCGAGACCTATCGGCGTCTCCTGTCGTAA
- a CDS encoding acetylglutamate kinase produces MKETRNTIVRLLSNIGSRKEVEQYLKRFSSVESTRFAVVKVGGAILRDDLENLVSSLSFLYRVGLYPIVIHGGGVQLNEALDAEGIETERVDGMRVTSPEVLEVARKVFQRENWRLVEALEELGTRARPIPSGVFQADFMDEERFGLVGEVTDIDLDPIRSSIRSGHLPILSSLGETPGGQILNVNADVAANKLALRIEPFKIIFLTGTGGLLDNYGRIIPSVNLAEDFDHLMNQDWVQGGMRLKIQQINSLLNELPLSSSVSITNPEHLAKELFTHRGSGTLVRRGEQILCHDGMDGVDRENLSELIAACFGRPLTDNYFDKKSFYRTYVSESYRATAVLTQEGGIPYLDKIGVTEEAQGEGLGGSIWLRMKDENPKLFWRSRVENPINGWYFEEAQGSFRQGKWVVFWYGMESFEEMKQCVDTALDMPETLLPREGGGGEA; encoded by the coding sequence ATGAAAGAAACACGCAACACAATCGTTCGGCTGCTGAGCAATATCGGCAGCCGCAAAGAGGTCGAGCAGTACCTGAAGCGCTTTTCGAGCGTGGAGTCGACCCGCTTTGCGGTGGTCAAAGTCGGCGGGGCGATCCTGCGCGACGACCTCGAGAACCTGGTCTCGTCGCTCAGCTTTTTGTACCGCGTCGGCCTCTACCCGATCGTCATCCACGGCGGCGGCGTCCAGCTCAACGAGGCCCTCGACGCCGAGGGGATCGAGACCGAGCGCGTCGACGGCATGCGCGTGACTTCGCCCGAGGTGCTCGAGGTCGCCCGCAAGGTCTTCCAGCGCGAAAACTGGCGCCTCGTCGAGGCGCTCGAAGAGCTCGGCACCCGCGCCCGGCCCATCCCGAGCGGGGTCTTCCAGGCCGACTTCATGGACGAGGAGCGCTTCGGGCTGGTCGGCGAGGTCACTGACATCGACCTCGACCCGATTCGCTCGAGCATCCGCTCGGGACACCTGCCGATCCTGTCGAGCTTGGGCGAAACCCCGGGCGGCCAAATCCTCAACGTCAACGCTGACGTCGCGGCCAACAAACTCGCGCTGCGCATCGAGCCGTTTAAGATCATCTTTTTGACCGGCACCGGCGGCCTGCTCGACAACTACGGACGCATCATCCCATCGGTCAACTTGGCCGAGGACTTCGACCACCTGATGAATCAGGACTGGGTCCAGGGCGGCATGCGCCTGAAGATCCAACAGATCAACTCGCTTCTGAACGAGCTTCCGCTCTCCTCGTCGGTCTCCATCACCAACCCGGAGCACCTGGCCAAGGAGCTGTTCACCCACCGCGGCTCCGGCACGCTGGTGCGCCGCGGCGAGCAGATCTTGTGTCACGACGGTATGGACGGAGTCGACCGCGAGAACCTCTCCGAGCTCATCGCCGCCTGCTTCGGGCGCCCGCTGACCGACAATTACTTCGACAAGAAGTCGTTCTATCGCACCTACGTCTCCGAGTCGTACCGGGCCACCGCCGTGCTCACGCAGGAGGGAGGCATCCCGTACCTCGACAAGATCGGGGTCACCGAAGAGGCGCAAGGCGAAGGCCTCGGCGGCTCGATTTGGCTGCGCATGAAGGACGAAAACCCCAAGCTCTTCTGGCGCTCGCGCGTCGAAAACCCGATCAACGGCTGGTACTTCGAGGAGGCTCAGGGAAGCTTCCGGCAGGGCAAATGGGTCGTCTTCTGGTACGGCATGGAGTCCTTCGAAGAGATGAAACAATGCGTCGACACGGCGCTCGACATGCCCGAAACACTCCTCCCCCGTGAGGGAGGTGGCGGCGAAGCGTAA
- the argC gene encoding N-acetyl-gamma-glutamyl-phosphate reductase, whose amino-acid sequence MTTKTIGIVGARGYTGAELITLLTAHSGFELTYVSSRELAGERLADHVDAYDGELRFEELSPDDVAEYAADVCVLALPNGISGAFIDAIERECPDTVILDLSSDHRFDDTWTYGQTERFREQLKGATRISNPGCYATGMQLGLAPVVDLAIAPPQAFGVSGYSGAGTKPSPKNDLEVLSDNLMPYSLTGHTHEKEVSRHLGSQIYFTPHVAPFFRGITLTLSVQLGRPKSAEQIRALFDEAYADEPLVELVDDIPLVKDNAGEHAVRIGGISVDDNGEHLVVVVTLDNLLKGAATQALQNINLACGFGELEGIR is encoded by the coding sequence ATGACCACCAAAACGATCGGAATCGTCGGCGCGCGTGGCTACACGGGCGCCGAGTTGATCACGCTGCTCACCGCCCACTCGGGCTTCGAGCTCACCTACGTCAGCTCCCGCGAGCTCGCCGGCGAGCGCCTGGCCGACCACGTCGACGCCTACGACGGCGAGCTTCGCTTCGAGGAGCTCTCGCCCGACGACGTCGCCGAGTACGCCGCCGACGTCTGCGTGCTCGCCCTGCCGAACGGCATCTCCGGGGCGTTCATCGACGCCATCGAGCGCGAGTGCCCCGACACGGTCATCCTCGACCTGAGCTCGGACCACCGCTTCGACGACACCTGGACCTACGGGCAGACCGAGCGGTTTCGCGAGCAGCTCAAGGGCGCCACGCGCATCTCGAATCCCGGCTGCTACGCCACGGGCATGCAGCTCGGCCTGGCGCCGGTGGTCGACCTGGCCATCGCACCGCCGCAGGCGTTCGGCGTGTCGGGCTACAGCGGCGCAGGCACCAAGCCGTCGCCGAAGAACGACCTCGAGGTCCTGAGCGACAACCTGATGCCCTACAGCCTGACCGGCCACACCCACGAGAAGGAGGTGAGCCGGCATCTGGGTAGCCAGATCTACTTCACGCCGCACGTCGCGCCGTTTTTCCGGGGCATCACGCTCACGCTGTCGGTCCAGCTTGGCCGACCCAAGAGCGCCGAGCAGATCCGCGCGCTCTTCGACGAAGCCTACGCCGACGAGCCCCTCGTCGAACTGGTCGACGATATCCCGCTGGTCAAAGACAACGCTGGCGAGCACGCCGTGCGCATCGGCGGCATCTCGGTCGACGACAACGGCGAGCACCTGGTGGTCGTGGTCACGCTGGACAACCTGCTCAAGGGAGCGGCCACGCAGGCGCTGCAGAATATCAACCTGGCGTGTGGGTTTGGTGAGTTGGAGGGCATCCGATGA